Proteins found in one Acanthopagrus latus isolate v.2019 chromosome 3, fAcaLat1.1, whole genome shotgun sequence genomic segment:
- the LOC119016645 gene encoding wiskott-Aldrich syndrome protein homolog: MSGTAGAAPPTAVLGLGLDLGGPWHQRAVQRSRALVQTYLLTSSVHPPPAAGGGGGGGGGGGRGAGSPLRLPSLVATTRGPRRRGSMARLSLSEPSLLTPNDHVLFKGFSGSRRPSVLQKRPPPPPPFSNSSVLLPCHPSRTNQPHQQAQSCSRPAFIHFTQAIQPSSKPRPVRRHSHNPVLTTEVTQGDPRPSLTRHPNSLPHGEPLSIVGRPCLPSCSERPAVAAAGGPARTQLHVFLPTEAEGEEVDSESVDEGFMDELDCKITSLKLQQRAPKTATYH; the protein is encoded by the exons ATGAGTGGCACCGCTGGAGCTGCACCCCCGACAGCCGTGCTGGGCCTGGGTTTGGATCTGGGCGGACCGTGGCACCAGAGAGCCGTCCAGAGGAGCAGAGCTCTGGTTCAGACGTACCtgctcacctcctctgttcaccCTCCACccgcagcaggaggaggtggaggaggaggaggaggaggaggtcggggGGCCGGGTCCCCGCTGAGGCTGCCCTCACTGGTGGCTACGACCAGAGGGCCCCGCAGGAGAGGCAGCATGGCTCGACTCAG CCTCAGCGAACCATCCCTCCTCACACCGAACGACCACGTCCTCTTCAAGGGATTCTCCGGCAGCCGTCGCCCCAGTGTTTTACAGAAGcgaccaccacctcctcctccattttccaactcctcagtcctcctcccctGCCACCCATCCAGGACCAACCAACCCCATCAGCAGGCCCAAAGCTGCAGCAGACCGGCCTTCATCCACTTCACCCAGGCCATCCAGCCCAGCTCCAAGCCGAGACCAGTGAGGCGTCATTCACACAACCCGGTCCTGACCACCGAGGTGACTCAGGGTGACCCCCGGCCTTCTCTGACGCGGCATCCTAACTCTTTGCCTCACGGGGAGCCTTTGTCGATCGTTGGGAGGCCCTGTCTTCCGAGCTGCAGTGAACGCCCTGCCGTGGCTGCTGCCGGCGGTCCAGCTCGCACTCAGCTCCACGTGTTTCTGCCCACAGAGGCTGAAGGCGAGGAGGTGGACAGTGAATCTGTGGACGAGGGCTTCATGGATGAGTTGGACTGTAAGATAACGTCTCTCAagctccagcagagggcgccaAAGACAGCTACGTACCACTGA